From the Streptomyces sp. KMM 9044 genome, one window contains:
- a CDS encoding lipopolysaccharide biosynthesis protein, with protein sequence MAEIQVHEPAAVRTGSVGGPGPADDSPGPDGSDSLFRNAYFLMLSTGVSAVLGLGFWLVAARYYSEDAVGQGSAAIAAMRLLASITATTMIGAVVRFVPRAGRGTGRLVWGVYGASSLVVALATGAFLLTLDLWGASYEPLGTPLAGALFVAACVAWALLTLQDGVLTGLRKTEWVPVGNALFSAGKLVLLAVFASALPVLGIFVSWAVAIAFSTLPLGWLIFRRLIPRQAAADRDREPPGIRDMGRFLAGDSLGALFSLAMINLLPVMVAVRFSAAENGYFYVAYTVGGTMEFMAVNMAASLTAHASHDPRRLADGVRGALRRMTLLLVPVVLVLVVFAPLILTPFSADYAEHGSTVLRLLALGALPRVVVELYIGVLRVQGRTGVLAVLQGAMCVLVLGSAAVLFTPAGIAGAGWAVLIGMTVVAAVSVFGLRSALRDTRGGHSGPGGPVDRPGGDGGKDGTASGPGLAGGASTGPVYGTRWAKLNATAGYGTGWARRAAYEDKDREQDDADTVTLFIGTPGYEREALQADTMAFIVRPRPTDGDPQPDAGPGPDAAPETDPDGDSEQVADAGVGPDAEPGESPDAEAHECEAAGGQVAGDHVEPTPRNTRAPVRDETPPRRDERREAAGGDGSDRSERRLRDVLWGLLGIATVAFWASTRPLYRLGAPSSDRQGGPTGRQLLEGLPLAALTAGGVLLLVLVAAVTLCTAPDPWLPGTALGSALLALYAAPVALGREPSPVGGAPYVRTAGFLADAVGIDGPGPLLRWTPQVCQLLCLVVLWPLLERVGGDRLSWPGRWGALYLAAVAGWVWRDVLAPVSPPLLAALLLLLPLLRLPPLRRAVTASWPPGHRQPNG encoded by the coding sequence GTGGCTGAGATCCAGGTGCACGAGCCCGCCGCGGTGCGCACCGGCAGCGTCGGCGGACCCGGACCCGCCGACGACAGTCCCGGCCCCGACGGCTCCGACTCGCTGTTCAGGAACGCCTACTTCCTGATGCTCAGCACCGGCGTGTCCGCCGTCCTCGGGCTGGGCTTCTGGCTCGTGGCCGCGCGCTACTACTCCGAGGACGCGGTCGGCCAGGGCTCCGCCGCCATCGCCGCGATGCGGCTGCTCGCGAGCATCACCGCGACCACGATGATCGGTGCCGTGGTCCGTTTCGTACCGCGCGCAGGGCGTGGGACCGGGCGCCTGGTGTGGGGCGTGTACGGGGCGAGTTCGCTGGTCGTCGCACTGGCCACGGGCGCCTTCCTGCTCACGCTCGACCTGTGGGGCGCGTCGTACGAACCCCTGGGCACGCCTCTGGCGGGCGCGCTGTTCGTCGCGGCGTGCGTGGCCTGGGCACTGCTCACCCTGCAGGACGGGGTGCTCACGGGCCTGCGCAAGACCGAGTGGGTGCCCGTCGGCAACGCCCTCTTCTCCGCCGGCAAGCTGGTCCTGCTGGCCGTCTTCGCGAGCGCGCTGCCGGTGCTGGGCATCTTCGTGTCCTGGGCCGTCGCGATCGCGTTCTCCACACTTCCGCTCGGCTGGCTGATCTTCCGCCGGCTCATCCCGCGTCAGGCCGCCGCCGACCGCGACCGGGAACCGCCCGGGATCCGCGACATGGGCCGCTTCCTCGCCGGTGACTCGCTCGGCGCGCTGTTCAGCCTGGCGATGATCAATCTCCTGCCGGTGATGGTCGCGGTCCGCTTCAGCGCCGCCGAGAACGGCTACTTCTACGTGGCGTACACCGTCGGCGGAACCATGGAGTTCATGGCCGTCAACATGGCCGCGTCGCTCACCGCCCACGCCTCGCACGACCCACGCCGGCTCGCGGACGGGGTACGGGGGGCGCTGCGTCGGATGACGCTGCTTCTGGTGCCGGTCGTGCTGGTGCTGGTGGTCTTCGCGCCGCTGATCCTCACGCCGTTCAGCGCGGACTACGCCGAGCACGGTTCGACGGTGCTGCGACTGCTGGCGCTCGGGGCGCTGCCCCGGGTGGTCGTGGAGCTGTACATCGGGGTGCTGCGGGTGCAGGGGCGTACCGGGGTGCTCGCCGTGCTCCAAGGAGCCATGTGCGTGCTGGTCCTGGGCAGCGCGGCCGTGCTGTTCACGCCGGCGGGCATCGCGGGCGCCGGGTGGGCGGTGCTGATCGGCATGACGGTGGTCGCCGCCGTCTCGGTGTTCGGCCTGCGCTCGGCGCTGCGCGACACGCGCGGCGGGCACAGCGGGCCGGGTGGGCCCGTCGACCGGCCGGGCGGGGACGGCGGCAAGGACGGCACGGCGAGCGGGCCGGGCCTGGCCGGGGGCGCCTCCACCGGCCCCGTCTACGGCACGCGCTGGGCGAAGCTGAACGCCACCGCCGGGTACGGCACGGGCTGGGCCCGCCGGGCCGCGTACGAGGACAAGGACCGCGAGCAGGACGACGCGGACACCGTCACGCTGTTCATCGGCACCCCCGGTTACGAACGGGAGGCCCTCCAGGCGGACACGATGGCGTTCATCGTCCGGCCCCGCCCCACGGACGGGGACCCGCAGCCGGACGCGGGGCCGGGGCCGGACGCGGCCCCGGAGACCGACCCGGACGGGGACTCGGAGCAGGTCGCGGACGCAGGCGTGGGTCCGGACGCCGAGCCGGGGGAGTCCCCGGACGCCGAGGCGCACGAGTGCGAGGCGGCGGGCGGCCAGGTGGCCGGCGATCACGTGGAACCCACTCCACGGAACACACGCGCACCGGTCCGGGACGAGACCCCGCCCCGACGCGACGAACGCCGCGAGGCCGCAGGCGGTGACGGATCCGACCGGTCCGAGCGGCGGCTGCGGGACGTCCTCTGGGGGCTGCTCGGAATTGCCACCGTCGCCTTCTGGGCGTCGACGCGCCCCCTGTACCGGCTCGGCGCACCGTCATCGGACCGGCAGGGCGGACCGACGGGACGGCAGTTGCTGGAAGGGCTGCCGCTCGCGGCACTCACGGCGGGCGGAGTGCTGCTCCTGGTCCTCGTCGCGGCGGTGACGCTGTGCACGGCGCCCGACCCCTGGCTCCCCGGCACCGCGCTGGGCTCGGCCCTGCTCGCCCTGTACGCTGCACCGGTCGCGCTCGGCCGGGAACCCTCGCCGGTGGGCGGGGCGCCGTATGTCCGGACAGCCGGATTCCTCGCGGACGCGGTGGGAATCGACGGGCCGGGGCCGCTGCTGCGCTGGACGCCGCAGGTGTGCCAGTTGCTGTGCCTCGTCGTACTGTGGCCGCTGCTCGAGCGGGTGGGCGGCGACCGGCTGTCCTGGCCGGGACGCTGGGGGGCGTTGTATCTCGCCGCCGTGGCCGGCTGGGTGTGGCGGGACGTGCTCGCGCCTGTGTCACCGCCGCTGCTCGCCGCACTGCTTCTGCTGCTGCCCCTTCTCCGACTTCCGCCGCTCCGCCGTGCCGTGACGGCGTCGTGGCCGCCCGGCCACAGACAACCGAACGGCTGA
- a CDS encoding DegT/DnrJ/EryC1/StrS family aminotransferase produces the protein MAIGEAGPGSARSGMQPKRLEDAMRGRLGRECVYVPSLRFGLFVALRHWCPPGGRVPMSPVNDVVVFFVVLAAGLRPVQAPLNPFDASIDIDAVPEGTWDSLSAVLTTNLYGNPDPAPGLRARCDASGLPLFEDGAHAIGSEVGGRPVGAWGDASVFRLSQHVGARTGGILALADPDRSAVVREACAELLAPRCVTSELTYAVRPCAEAAVRRLGLRRAARATMGLLGLTEREGIRMPLRPDALAGAVRSAPDRAAHDPWVRVDMHDYRLEPGPLRLRRVHRGLGRLDDVLRASRTGTRLLLSTPWARAPADGAVQPLFRVPLPVADRDAATAALARHGIVVGDLYDPPLDDYAGAAFTDPSPGPGNARWFARHALPVDPLRAREAVEVLERSGARPAEPPKEADTPAARDTSEPPEGTTTRGLGPPRG, from the coding sequence ATGGCCATTGGGGAGGCCGGTCCGGGATCGGCGCGCTCCGGCATGCAGCCGAAGAGGCTGGAAGATGCCATGCGCGGCCGGCTCGGCCGGGAATGTGTGTACGTGCCGTCGCTCAGGTTCGGGCTGTTCGTGGCGCTGCGCCACTGGTGCCCGCCGGGCGGCAGGGTGCCGATGTCGCCGGTCAACGACGTCGTCGTCTTCTTCGTGGTGCTCGCGGCGGGCCTGCGCCCGGTGCAGGCGCCGCTCAACCCGTTCGACGCGTCCATCGACATCGACGCCGTGCCGGAGGGGACGTGGGACTCGCTGTCCGCCGTACTGACCACGAACCTGTACGGCAACCCGGATCCGGCGCCCGGGCTGCGGGCCCGCTGCGATGCGTCGGGCCTCCCGTTGTTCGAGGACGGGGCGCATGCCATCGGCAGCGAGGTCGGCGGACGGCCGGTCGGGGCCTGGGGCGACGCCTCCGTTTTCCGCCTTTCCCAGCACGTCGGCGCCCGGACGGGAGGCATCCTCGCGCTGGCCGACCCGGACCGGAGCGCGGTCGTGCGTGAAGCCTGTGCCGAACTGCTCGCCCCGCGGTGCGTGACGTCCGAACTCACCTACGCGGTACGGCCCTGCGCCGAGGCCGCCGTGCGGCGGCTGGGGCTGCGCCGGGCCGCCCGGGCCACGATGGGCCTGCTGGGGCTGACGGAGCGTGAGGGAATCCGGATGCCGCTGCGTCCGGACGCGCTGGCCGGTGCCGTGCGCTCAGCGCCGGACCGGGCCGCACACGACCCCTGGGTGCGGGTCGACATGCACGACTACCGGCTGGAGCCCGGCCCCTTGCGCCTGCGCCGCGTCCACCGCGGTCTCGGGCGGCTGGACGACGTCCTACGGGCCTCGCGGACGGGCACGCGGCTGCTGCTGTCGACGCCGTGGGCCCGGGCACCGGCGGACGGCGCGGTGCAACCGCTGTTCCGGGTGCCCCTGCCGGTCGCGGACCGGGACGCGGCGACGGCGGCACTGGCCCGGCACGGCATCGTCGTCGGCGACCTCTACGACCCGCCCCTGGACGACTATGCGGGAGCGGCCTTCACGGACCCGTCGCCCGGCCCCGGCAACGCTCGCTGGTTCGCGCGGCACGCGCTGCCCGTGGACCCGCTGCGGGCACGTGAGGCGGTGGAGGTCCTGGAGCGGTCCGGGGCCCGGCCGGCCGAACCGCCGAAGGAGGCGGACACGCCGGCCGCGCGGGACACATCGGAGCCGCCGGAGGGGACCACGACGAGAGGTCTGGGGCCGCCCCGTGGCTGA
- the fahA gene encoding fumarylacetoacetase: MPPFDVPEGDPFGPHNLPYGAFSPSGSSEQRVGVRLGDHVLDAGAAAHALGSPYAFLLARPTLNPLLAAGRTAWSDVRRALTAWVTVPAHRETVEPLFHPLSSVALHLPFEVADYVDFYASENHARNVGRIFRPDAADSLTPNWKHLPIGYHGRSGTVLVSGTDVVRPSGQRKAPTDPAPVFGPSVRLDIEAEVGFVVGAPSELGRPVPLGGFRDHVFGLCLLNDWSARDVQAWEYVPLGPFLGKSFATSVSAWITPLDALEEARVAPPERTHALLPYLDDTDEEPGGYDLRISVAVNGHVVSEPPFSTMYWTAAQQLAHMTVNGASLRTGDLYGSGTVSGPAGGQRGSLLELTWNGRDALELPGGKRTFLEDGDVVTLSAWAPGPGGVRVGLGEVTGRVTPTV, translated from the coding sequence ATGCCCCCCTTCGATGTCCCCGAGGGCGATCCCTTCGGCCCGCACAATCTGCCGTACGGCGCGTTCTCACCCTCCGGCTCGTCGGAGCAGAGAGTGGGCGTCCGGCTCGGCGACCACGTCCTCGACGCCGGCGCGGCCGCACACGCCCTGGGTTCCCCGTACGCCTTCCTGCTCGCCCGCCCGACCCTCAACCCGCTGCTGGCGGCGGGCCGTACGGCTTGGTCGGACGTCCGGCGCGCCCTCACCGCCTGGGTGACCGTCCCGGCGCACCGGGAGACCGTCGAGCCGCTGTTCCACCCGCTGTCGTCGGTGGCCCTGCACCTCCCCTTCGAGGTCGCGGACTACGTCGACTTCTACGCCTCCGAGAACCACGCCCGCAACGTCGGCCGGATCTTCCGCCCGGACGCCGCCGACTCCCTCACCCCGAACTGGAAGCACCTGCCGATCGGCTACCACGGCCGCTCCGGCACGGTGCTGGTGTCCGGCACCGACGTCGTACGCCCCTCGGGGCAGCGCAAGGCCCCCACCGATCCGGCCCCGGTCTTCGGCCCGTCGGTGCGGCTGGACATCGAGGCCGAGGTCGGCTTCGTGGTCGGGGCGCCGTCCGAGCTGGGCCGGCCGGTGCCGCTCGGCGGCTTCCGCGACCACGTCTTTGGCCTCTGCCTCCTCAACGACTGGTCCGCACGCGACGTCCAGGCCTGGGAGTACGTCCCCCTGGGCCCGTTCCTCGGAAAGTCCTTCGCCACCTCGGTGTCGGCCTGGATCACCCCCCTGGACGCCCTGGAGGAGGCCCGGGTGGCACCGCCGGAGCGCACCCACGCGCTGCTGCCGTACCTGGACGACACGGACGAGGAACCCGGCGGTTACGACCTGCGGATCTCCGTGGCCGTCAACGGGCACGTCGTCTCCGAACCCCCCTTCTCCACCATGTACTGGACGGCCGCCCAGCAGCTCGCCCACATGACCGTGAACGGCGCTTCCCTGCGCACCGGCGACCTCTACGGCTCCGGCACCGTGAGCGGGCCCGCCGGGGGACAGCGCGGGTCCCTGCTGGAACTGACCTGGAACGGCCGCGACGCCCTCGAACTCCCCGGCGGCAAGCGGACGTTCCTCGAGGACGGCGATGTCGTGACCCTGTCGGCCTGGGCCCCGGGACCGGGCGGAGTCCGCGTCGGCCTCGGCGAGGTCACAGGACGGGTGACGCCCACGGTCTGA